In Aegilops tauschii subsp. strangulata cultivar AL8/78 chromosome 3, Aet v6.0, whole genome shotgun sequence, one genomic interval encodes:
- the LOC109785638 gene encoding uncharacterized protein: protein MADVETLDDFAGRLVGMAARYAALGSTVEDAALVKKLLDSVSNRLYAAVAGIEQFCDVDSMLFEDMLGRLKAFYERLRRRGQDGGGHGGDQLLYTVAQWRARERRQGGARDDDDARSEASGFGGNRRGRCYKCGERGHFKRECP, encoded by the coding sequence ATGGCGGACGTTGAGACCCTGGATGACTTCGCCGGGAGGCTTGTTGGCATGGCGGCGCGCTACGCGGCGCTGGGATCGACCGTGGAGGATGCGGCTCTCGTAAAGAAGCTGCTCGACTCGGTGTCGAACCGCCTGTACGCGGCGGTGGCCGGGATTGAGCAGTTCTGCGACGTCGACTCGATGCTGTTCGAGGACATGCTGGGGCGGCTGAAGGCCTTCTACGAGCGGCTGCGTAGGCGCGGCCAGGACGGAGGCGGCCATGGCGGGGACCAGCTGTTGTACACCGTGGCGCAGTGGAGGGCGCGGGAGCGCCGTCAGGGCGGTGCGCGGGACGACGACGACGCGCGCAGCGAGGCTTCGGGCTTCGGCGGGAACCGGCGCGGCCGCTGCTACAAGTGCGGCGAACGCGGGCATTTCAAGCGCGAATGCCCATAG
- the LOC109785643 gene encoding uncharacterized protein has protein sequence LLGSIDCMHWRWEKCPLAWRGQFTRGDYGVPTMILEAVASQDLRIWHAFFGVAGSNNDLNVLNQSPLFFDALKGEAPQVQFSVNGNEYTTGYYLADGIYPEWAAFMKTIPLPQIEKHKLFAQKQEGARKDVERAFGVLQFRFTIVRRPARLWKRKSVGRIMRACVILHNMIIEDEREQAKIHIDLNEIPGASFALPPEVNVGGNLCFADVLRRKATIRARPQHAQLKSDLVEHIWHKFQNSHHN, from the coding sequence TTGCTAGGAAGtattgattgcatgcattggcGATGGGAGAAGTGTCCTCTTGCATGGAGGGGGCAATTCACCCGCGGCGATTATGGAGTACCAACGATGATCCTAGAAGCCGTTGCTTCCCAGGACCTTCGTATTTGGCATGCTTTTTTTGGAGTTGCTGGGTCAAATAATGATCTGAATGTGCTCAATCAATCCCCACTGTTTTTTGATGCATTGAAAGGAGAAGCCCCTCAAGTCCAATTTTCTGTCAATGGGAATGAGTATACCACAGGTTACTACCTTGCTGATGGTATATACCCAGAATGGGCTGCCTTCATGAAGACTATACCACTTCCCCAAATAGAGAAGCACAAGTTGTTTGCCCAGAAGCAAGAAGGGGCAAGGAAAGATGTCGAGCGCGCTTTTGGGGTATTACAGTTCCGTTTTACCATTGTCCGTCGGCCTGCACGTCTATGGAAGAGAAAGAGTGTTGGAAGGATCATGAGGGCTTGTGTGATTCTCCACAATATGATAATCGAAGATGAGAGAGAGCAGGCAAAAATTCATATTGACTTGAATGAGATTCCGGGGGCTTCATTTGCTCTACCTCCCGAAGTGAATGTTGGTGGTAATCTATGTTTCGCAGATGTGTTGCGTAGAAAAGCTACTATTCGTGCTCGTCCACAGCATGCCCAACTTAAAAGTGATTTAGTCGAGCATATCTGGCATAAGTTTCAAAACAGCCATCATAATTAA
- the LOC109785641 gene encoding uncharacterized protein: protein MWACGRTLRPGPTCHTKNSESEGFGFKCPSQGQPQGQGRGAMSKAVSRIPSSTLTSLLPRALNPHVAVVDLITTHLTADAEPTKTLDLSGLLPYLGQDELTAVVLHAGHSHPLPTLRFLIALPPPLQPSPPHLAFLAHSLATTRSFFHALDALSHLLRLHPTHDALPTLLLSYQTAPHPSLPGLLVKALLRRARLRHAFHAALRAAASGFPPDTVAFNALLAALSRAERFNELWAARAAMSRAGVRPNAHTFNILVAALCRGEDAERAQGFLEELEEQGFEPDVVTYNTLLVGYCRRGRLQDALHLFDVMPPRGVEPDLVSHTVLIDGLCKAGRLSDARRMFDRMVNSGVSPDAVAYSVLIAGYCNECRVKEARLLLMEMVGKGLSSEGFALKSVIESHVKIGKLLTCLNMASPLRKYGVVIPLESYNCLIGALCEDMRPHAARSLFQWMIEDGHSPSLEMYNMVVDCFCQCGSVDEALDIKVEMSSRGVKPDFDTYRTLVTCLCRVGRSSDGKSVMAEMIELGLQPNETICAALVCGFCKEGSLNKAELILKAFVLDLQVCCNKSYNTLMRAYCMTRSSTESLDLQNRMLELGFVPSSDTCRSLVYGLSRSIA from the coding sequence ATGTGGGCTTGTGGACGGACGCTTCGTCCCGGGCCAACATGTCATACAAAGAATTCGGAGTCGGAGGGTTTCGGTTTCAAGTGTCCAAGCCAAGGCCAGCCCCAGGGGCAGGGCAGGGGGGCCATGTCCAAGGCCGTGTCGCGCATTCCGTCGAGCACCCTGACCTCCCTCCTCCCGCGCGCCCTGAATCCCCACGTCGCCGTCGTCGACCTCATCACCACCCACCTCACGGCCGACGCGGAACCCACCAAGACCCTCGACCTCTCCGGCCTGCTCCCCTACCTCGGCCAGGACGAGCTCACCGCCGTCGTGCTCCACGCCGGCCACTCTCACCCGCTTCCTACCCTCCGCTTCCTCATCGCACTGCCGCCGCCGCTCCAGCCATCGCCTCCCCACCTCGCCTTCCTCGCGCACTCCCTCGCCACCACCCGCTCCTTCTTCCACGCGCTCGACGCGCTCTCCCACCTCCTCCGCCTCCACCCAACCCACGACGCCCTCCCCACTCTCCTCCTCTCCTACCAGACCGCGCCCCACCCCTCCCTCCCCGGCCTCCTCGTCAAGGCGCTCCTCCGCCGCGCCCGCCTTCGCCACGCATTCCACGCCGCCCTGCGCGCGGCCGCTTCCGGCTTCCCACCCGACACCGTCGCCTTCAACGCACTCCTCGCCGCGCTATCTCGCGCCGAGCGTTTCAATGAGCTCTGGGCCGCACGGGCAGCCATGTCGCGTGCTGGGGTGCGCCCCAACGCGCACACGTTCAACATCCTCGTCGCCGCGCTCTGCCGAGGTGAAGACGCCGAGCGCGCGCAGGGCTTCTTAGAGGAGCTGGAGGAACAAGGTTTCGAGCCAGACGTGGTGACTTACAACACCCTTCTTGTTGGGTATTGCCGCAGGGGGAGGCTGCAGGACGCTCTGCACCTGTTTGATGTTATGCCGCCCAGGGGTGTTGAACCAGACTTAGTGTCACATACTGTCCTGATAGACGGGCTGTGCAAAGCCGGGAGATTGAGCGACGCTAGACGCATGTTTGACAGGATGGTGAACAGTGGGGTGAGCCCCGATGCTGTCGCTTATAGTGTTCTTATCGCAGGGTACTGTAATGAGTGCAGAGTGAAGGAGGCAAGGTTGCTGCTAATGGAGATGGTGGGGAAAGGTCTCTCGTCTGAAGGATTCGCTCTCAAGAGTGTGATTGAGAGTCATGTCAAAATTGGGAAGCTGCTCACTTGCTTGAATATGGCGTCGCCTTTAAGGAAATATGGTGTTGTCATCCCGTTGGAGAGTTATAATTGCTTGATTGGTGCATTGTGCGAGGATATGCGTCCTCATGCTGCCAGGAGTTTGTTCCAGTGGATGATAGAGGATGGGCACAGTCCTAGCTTGGAGATGTATAATATGGTAGTAGATTGCTTTTGCCAGTGCGGCAGTGTGGACGAGGCTTTAGATATAAAGGTTGAGATGAGCTCTAGAGGAGTGAAGCCAGATTTTGATACTTACCGTACGCTAGTAACCTGCCTTTGCAGGGTGGGGAGGAGCTCAGATGGCAAATCGGTTATGGCAGAGATGATTGAGTTAGGTCTCCAGCCGAATGAGACTATTTGTGCTGCTTTGGTTTGTGGGTTCTGCAAGGAAGGTTCTCTTAATAAAGCAGAATTGATCCTGAAGGCTTTCGTTCTTGATTTGCAGGTCTGCTGCAATAAGAGCTATAATACTCTGATGAGAGCTTACTGTATGACCAGGAGCAGCACAGAGTCATTGGACTTGCAGAACAGGATGTTGGAACTGGGTTTTGTCCCAAGCAGTGACACATGTCGATCTCTTGTTTATGGGCTCTCAAGAAGCATTGCTTAA
- the LOC109785642 gene encoding uncharacterized protein yields MSLQIPARSRGLRRLLLLGGESGIRRSYSTGDRRRRVIREARDEEEDEAFLRTLNFGADPENNPLPPPPRRGGGAPDPSAAGAFPADILRRAAGKQQQRPERSSQKAIGESLMEKLKLGDAASSTRSNIEAQQPEHEPGQPPQTEDVDEIFRKMKETGLIPNAVAMLDGLCKNGLVPEAMKLFGLMREKGAIPEVVIYTAVVEAFCKAAKLDDAVRIFRKMQGNGVIPNAFSYWLIIQGLFKGDRLDEAAAFCVEMFEAGHSPNAATFVGLVDAVCKMKGVEEGDKLVRSFQDRNFAIDEKSIREHLDKKGPFSPIVWEVIFGKKKTSRPF; encoded by the coding sequence atgaGCCTGCAGATTCCGGCTAGGTCACGCggcctccgccgcctcctcctgctgGGTGGAGAATCTGGCATCCGGCGGTCGTACTCCACCGGTGACCGTCGCCGCCGGGTGATCCGCGAGGCACGggatgaggaggaggacgaggccttcctccgcaccCTCAACTTCGGGGCTGACCCAGAGAACAACCCCCTGCCCCCACCGCCGAGACGCGGAGGGGGAGCCCCTGAcccctccgccgccggcgccttcCCTGCTGACATCCTCCGACGCGCCGCCGGGAAGCAGCAGCAGCGTCCGGAAAGGAGCTCTCAGAAAGCCATCGGGGAGTCGCTGATGGAGAAGCTTAAGCTGGGCGACGCCGCCTCCTCCACGCGAAGCAACATCGAGGCTCAGCAGCCTGAGCACGAACCGGGGCAGCCACCGCAGACGGAGGACGTGGACGAGATCTTCCGGAAGATGAAAGAGACGGGGCTGATACCCAACGCCGTCGCCATGCTCGACGGCCTCTGCAAGAACGGATTGGTGCCGGAGGCCATGAAGCTGTTTGGTCTGATGCGCGAGAAGGGCGCCATCCCAGAGGTGGTCATCTACACCGCTGTTGTCGAGGCCTTCTGCAAAGCAGCCAAGCTGGACGATGCCGTCAGGATCTTCAGGAAGATGCAGGGCAACGGGGTCATTCCAAATGCCTTCAGCTACTGGTTGATTATACAGGGTCTGTTCAAGGGCGACAGACTGGATGAGGCGGCTGCTTTCTGTGTGGAGATGTTCGAGGCTGGGCATTCCCCGAATGCTGCAACGTTTGTGGGTTTGGTTGATGCAGTATGCAAGATGAAGGGGGTAGAGGAGGGTGACAAGCTTGTGAGGAGCTTCCAGGATAGGAACTTTGCCATTGATGAGAAGTCCATCAGGGAACATTTGGACAAGAAAGGGCCATTCTCACCGATTGTTTGGGAGGTAATCTTTGGGAAGAAAAAAACAAGCCGCCCATTTTGA